One window of the Yamadazyma tenuis chromosome 6, complete sequence genome contains the following:
- a CDS encoding uncharacterized protein (COG:S; EggNog:ENOG503P5D5; BUSCO:EOG09264DY4), with protein MTTRVNSSVNNSETGTPSTTTIEYDHRVTSVLTEHFGYPPLAVIDDVINAVNHILYKCTQAMETYLVEQHTKRIEEFKQIKAENASSDKDEQALLKEHEDLDVWVNLPKDEISLGTAKLETLLENQVDKNFDKFELYALRNIFTIPVDLVDNGWIRLKHHEHLDFSKDANREDDEVINKLIKDIRLELKLREILKLQVEKGKRLVDMLRKYSNNLKYLNETEINKNLSEKGKKILEDLSPIDDNLYFILQQVNVLIEQMNRLYVKFEKNKVNMNFKPSLRDFYINGKSFKLLQSIGVTIEDSSVDLLGDTEELKNGVESVVLDDLM; from the coding sequence ATGACTACCCGCGTGAATAGCAGTGTGAACAATAGTGAAACCGGCACTCcgtccaccaccacaatAGAGTATGATCACCGGGTGACATCCGTATTGACAGAGCACTTTGGATATCCCCCGTTGGCGGTCATTGATGATGTGATTAATGCTGTTAATCATATTCTTTACAAATGCACCCAGGCAATGGAAACGTACCTAGTTGAGCAGCACACCAAGAGGATagaagagttcaagcaGATCAAAGCTGAAAATGCGTCTTCTGATAAAGATGAGCAAGCTTTGTTAAAAGAGCATGAAGATTTGGACGTGTGGGTGAACCTACCCAAAGATGAAATCAGCTTGGGAACTGCGAAACTTGAAACTCTTTTAGAAAACCAAGTCGATAAGAACTTTGATAAGTTCGAGCTCTATGCATTGAGAAATATCTTCACGATTCcagtggatttggtggataaTGGCTGGATAAGATTGAAACATCATGAGCATCTTGACTTTAGTAAAGATGCAAACCGAGAGGACGACGAGGTCATAAataagttgatcaaagataTACGGCTCGAGCTCAAGTTGAGAGAGATCTTGAAGCTCCAAGTCGAAAAAGGCAAGCGACTTGTGGACATGTTGAGAAAGTATAGTAATaacttgaagtacttgaacgaaaccgaaatcaacaagaacctCAGTGAAAAGGGCAAAAAGATACTAGAAGATCTTTCCCCCATTGATGATAACTTGTACtttattttgcagcaagTGAATGTTTTAATCGAACAGATGAATAGGCTATACGTCAAGTTCGAGAAGAATAAGGTCAACATGAACTTTAAGCCCAGCTTGAGAGACTTCTACATAAATGGTAAATCTTTCAAGCTACTACAGAGTATTGGAGTCACAATCGAGGATAGCTCGGTAGATTTGTTGGGTGATacagaagaattgaaaaacGGGGTGGAATCAGTGGTcttggatgatttgatgTAG
- a CDS encoding uncharacterized protein (EggNog:ENOG503PQX1), with protein MAGTLRPDRELQRFNTAKENAGNYFRFKPKSIIFNVLMMGIVPFGLAYYAYGSEGKVNFYRRFRKEPVLYKEYVPRDKDL; from the coding sequence ATGGCAGGTACATTAAGACCAGATAGAGAGCTTCAAAGGTTCAATACAGCTAAGGAAAATGCTGGGAACTACTTCAGATTCAAGCCTAAATCGATTATTTTCAACgtgttgatgatgggaaTCGTGCCTTTTGGATTGGCATACTATGCTTATGGAAGTGAAGGTAAAGTGAACTTTTATAGGAGATTCAGAAAGGAGCCTGTGTTGTATAAGGAATACGTTCCCAGAGACAAGGATTTGTAG